The genomic window TCTTCTTTTTGAGCATGCGCTCCAGTTTTTAggatggcaatttcccccgCGGGACTGGGTCCCCTGCGGGTACCCGACCCTACGTGGTCGGGGTCGGGTGGAGTTTCTACCCTGCAGGGAGTCGGGGTCGGGGCCCTACAACTGGGCGGGTGAGTGGGCGGGGAAGGCACTCCACCTGCGGGGCCCTAGAGGAAGTATATTAGACTTCTAAATATAGCGCCAACCCTAAATATAGCCCATTAGGCCCAACCCAACTTGGTGAAAATCTTAACCCCTATACACCCCCACCCCCGGCACAGACTCtctccatcctctctctccttagctgccgccgccacaccaGTGCGCCCCTCCCGGCACCAGCGACATGCCTCCATCTCGAGCTCTACCCTCCGGCCCTCCCTTCTCCCCCCGTTCGCATGTGGCCGCAGCCACgcgcccctctccctctccctcctgtcTTCACGCAGCGGCGGACAGGTGACATAGTGGGCAGCGAGCAGGCGGCGGTAGGCTACGTGAGGGTGGCGTGCGAGTGCGGCGAGCCGGTGACCGGCAAGCGGGCGGTTCACGCAAGCCTCCTGCCACGTGCCCCTCTTCCTCATATCTCCACGCAAGCTAGCGGCGCACACGAGCCTCCTGCCCCCACCGGCTCAGATTGCAGGGCCTTGGTCAGGTTGCAGGCCCTGGAGGGGCTGGGGCCGGGGGTTGATTTGGCCCTTGTTAACAACGGAATTTGGCATCAGATttggagaagaaggaagaggatCGAAGCAGATTTGGTGTTGAATCGAACTGAATTTGGAGTCGGACTGCGCATCTGCTAAAAATAGAGTATGAAGTTGATTTATGTTGATGAAGCCGATGGTCAATACAGCATGACTTGGTCTCGGCATGGGCTTAGATTGGAATAACCGTCATtgccaattagagatagagTATGATTAAGGCCCagtccacctccctctcccctccccgctagTGAGCCGACCTGCTCGGCCAcgccccgcgccccgcgccaTAGCCGCCGACAAGTGGGCCTGCCCGACtgccctcgctgacgggtgggtcccacccatcgtaacctcctcccgccgctgcaCCTAGTGCCGCCGCCACGATTCTCACTGCCCCCGGCCGTTCCCACATGAATTGAATGGGGCGAATATTCCCCGTGAttccctccccctttccccctatttcccctctctctccctgatCAACGCAGCCGGGTTCGCTCCACGAATCTTGCcagcgccattgatggcggccggatttGCTGCCGCCATTTTCCTCTCTTCCTAGCCCTCTCTCTCGCCCCGCCACTATGAAAACCCTCCCCACATCCCCCTCTCCATTTTTGCCACTCACCACCCTCTTTTCCCCTTGGAAACGAGCTCCCAtcgctgctctctctctccgccatcGTTGACGACCTCCGGCTAGGCATTGCTGCCGGCCGGGACCCTCTCTcgcgtcgccaccgccacctccagcCTCGCTGCGATGTAGCCGACTCCGTCCGCCCCTCTGCTTCGCCCGTCGACCGCCAGAACGGTGTTCTCCCTGTCGACCAAAGCCGCatcgccacctccctcctctccggctGCCTttttcgtcgccgccgccgaaccgAGGTGACCGTCCCCTCCtttccccctcttcctccccctctttgGCTGTCGCTCTGCCACGCCTATGGTCATCGGTGGGGACCATAGGGGCGTGGCCGCAGCCTCCCGCCGGTCGCGCCATCGTGGCTGTCTCCAAGCGCGCCGAGTGGGGCCTGCCTGTTAGCCGCTTCTACCTGTCGGGTGGCTAACGCGTGGGGCCCATGGCGCCGATGGATGGCGACCCCGTGCACccagtccaccgtggaccgtgtggctgccgcgtgggtcctaCACCCGTGGACTTGGCTCGCGCATCACCCCTCGGTGCTGACACAAGTATCCATCTAAACAACACATAAATTTCAAATGCCCATGACTTGACCGTTTGAACttggaattggaccgttcaagtatctaatttttccttaggaagtcaagaacccatttttgtgctttttttttgtctcttatGTGGATTtcattagagtaaaagcctttttcctttccgttggtcgtgtagatgTTGTAGCTCCGGAAGAACCGCTCTACTTGAGAGTTGAAGCCAAAGTTTGGGaaagtgagcaaggcaagtcacatctcCATTGAACATATTAATGTCCCATGTTTTgaaattgttttattttaaattattgtattaccgctttatttaaattcctgcATTATCAATGTTTTGTTTAGCATTCCTATTAATCCTTATTATAGCCTTATCATTGCTTTTGTTATTATCATTTGCTTACTCTCGGAAAATAAAAccctagtatgaatttaggtagatgcttcgctttTTAATAAGGCAAAactaggtggttttataactttagacttcgGGAATTTTCATATCACTTGgatattatggaatggttggcttatgttAGAATTGGACgtacacctccccctctattcataATCCccaaatggttttaggctgggctcgaggtgcatggttttgatagtagcacctcggccatcaTAAGGACCGATCTTCGGGCCTcagttgcaaagcactaccgtacttccacatgtctaatgggtaaggcttagttcaTATGTCAGTATGGACATGAACAAAAGGACACGAATAGAGATGGATAAAGTCGAGGcgatggatatctctgaggcaaaCGAAGGCTACACAGGCGGTTTGTCCGATAGTCGAGATGTCGTGGCACATGTCAGGCATCCAGTTGGTCACTCCCGAGGGATGTCCTGATGCCATGGGGCTCAACCATAACCTACCTGTCCCGGGAACCCCGGCTGTAGGCAGGCGTTAGGTCGTCAGTACTCTTGTTCATGGCTAAGATGGGTTAAGAACTATGTCACgattatgggcaagcctagcaatgtacccaagttagtggtttaatacCTAAAACTTGCTAatgaactaaaatttggaatggaTGGCCTGAGTTGGCTTGGGACGAACTGGGGCCCAGTTTAAGGCTGCCAGTTCGGTCCGACTCATCCTAGGCCTTGGGCTAAGGCAGGTTCGGGTGGGTTCACgaccttgtttaataataatgTGTAGACTTAGGTTTgagtttacaaaatagctttgagcaactaagtgacttttaaatgttgtttactgcaaaaccaaACCCCCTTTGTACCCCTTTGCAATTATTGTGCATTTGTcggtatgacttgttgagtacgatggttgtactcaatcttgctcaatttttccccaaCCCAGAAGAGAAGTTCCCGGAGGATAAGGGGTTTGGTGTCTAGCTTGTGCCTGTCGTCATGTGCCTGTGGTcttcgccctagtcttccgcgcttctttgtttttctgtgtgtgctgggcctttgGTCGCCCATGTAATATAAGTACTATTTACGCTTCTGCTTGTTAAACTCTGGTTTGTACCAAATTgtgtgtaccttgcctcctgggacaaggaattaTGCACAAACGTATAGAATGCctgttgggttatttccggtcgtgacaaaaTATGCCtctataatataaatttaaCAAACAAAAATGCTGATAaagtgtcacatcctaaaaatcctaaaaatataaattgttgtttaattagaattaatagaataattttaaaagcctagaagagaagatctaattttaaataataaattccaatataaaatggggccagataaaatttcattaaatactttgcttgattctataattcctagatttttctgggatttatttgagctaaggaagtattttttttaataaatggaattgcatttcatgaataatttaaattgaaaaaggtttttaaaagtctcttttggctttgggccgaaagtcggcccaaaaccctctctctcttcctcggcccaagccggcccgcagccgcccgctcgcgcgcgcgcgtccgctcgctgacaggtggggcccacctgtcggactcgtcgtcctccttgcgccgccgtcgcgcccgaaccctagcgccgcgtcgccgccgtctccttccaaatccggccgcttctttccttctccggtgaaattaatagaggggaaatgatcttcgggacctcctctaccttttcccttttggaaacttcatctaaatcgtttggaaagcgaaggattcgatctcgaatcggattcgtctctctctcccgaaccctagacCTTTCCTTCGTGTCGCCGGTCatcgtgggccttcgccgccgcctccttgcccctttaaaaggatccccaggtcctccgctacccgtcgccaccctcgcctacgcctctcgtcgccggtagagccctagcactgTGTAGCtaagcgccgccgtcgccgccatcgctccagccgtgcgccgccgtcgctccggtcgtcgccgtcgttcggggaggccgccgtcgtgatcgccaagccgtcgccgacctcgtccgcccctccgtcgtcgctgtagaccgccggagcaccgtcgccgtcgtcaagccgaaggtcgccgccgcttcttcctcgtcgccgtcgccgtccgttggttttccgccgccgttttggtcactggtgagttcgccgtgccgtccgctacccgtaggtgctcaccgttcgcgccgccgcaccgtcgttcgccggcgagcatgcgcgcccgagtcgccgccggtggcgacgtcaccgctgacgtcatcggtgccgaccgccgtggtctggctgtggaccgatcgatctcggccgtccgttttggatggatcgatctcggccgtccaatcttgtgaaccgtagccgtgcgcccggtccaccgcaaaccctagacgctgacgcaataatcccctttttcttttaaaaaataattcattattgcgtcataattcaattaaaatccatataagtgttttaatccgatttaatctttaaaaattcataactaattcatcttagctcggatttagttggttcaagtctctaaatttttctaaaattgagatctacatgttaaaaatatccacatgtactgttcatgcttgtttatgtgctgttttggtgtttttgctcttttctctttagattccgacgttcctggagagtccgttttcgcaggagaagaatttgaagagttccaaggccagcaaggcaagtcacacagatcccaaacaacgctttgagcatgttgatcccgtttaaagctattgtttctattcaactattgcatttattttcgaatgtcattgggtggaattaacctattgtttgttatagcccttttgttcttgattactttattccttgataccttgagttattataacttgactagttgagctttatatattggttcagctagatattagatatgattgcttagccatgcttagaaaccttAGCACAccattgggataacttatgactcactactaattaatgatggcttaatgatagctcgtgatggttaatcatgattagttaattaattgatttgccaactaaaacctgataatggtgggttgtgagcacatggttttgatggtcgtgctcatgacaattaaggaccggttcacgagtttcggttgtgaaacattaaccgtgccaaccacaagccagcatgggcaacggctttaccttttgtatagcgtggttcattgcggggcaccagactgagaagtggcggagataagcccacgggggtcgctggggagtccatgccttgtttataagggggtgattatgatccaggaacggtgcgctgtggtgaattgtgttgtgtgaggggtactgtcacagctcctttccgaggtaccgtggtggtattgaggcacatggtgacatgttgtggggctgtgtcttgtgggtacagtggtacacttctggccagagtaaaactattcgaatagccgtgcccgcggttatgggcgggtctaacaatgtctttcgtgattagtctcacacctttcatcataataaaagatgctataactagtaataatttgattagctcctggtttggaatggtatattcctggtttggagatagaactgtgcagctgggattggttgttcagaatggttgggcctatgcaacagggtatgttgtatagcgttgggttaatattgtttaattattacttaactgttttattaaattctgaaatgtttattaaatgctgtttatgcaaacgaaaccctactatgccatcctttgttatcctgtgcacttgcatatttgctgcgtggcttgctgagtatgtcatatactcaccttgcaatcattcatcagaggatgAATTCTACagcgatgctgatggtgtggaggattaggtgtagccctggtcaagctgtctgtggagtggagtcgtctgcgccgtttatcttatttttttccgctgcttagatctttattgattgagaggaactatccacctctgtaatgacattttattcgcttattaattagagtaataattgtactctattatcaatttgttattgtgtgccttggctgattcctggacgagggttcacacacatgtaagcgtttggaattttggatagaaattccgagCGTGACATAAAGTAtggttgacggtccttaaatcataatatctaaCCGTCAATACccgcatataatgaaataaaacatggtatccaacttagtggtaggtattattactaatcatttccactagtgttggtgaaatatgtgtatgcaggtattttgagaaaaaaacacaTCCGTCAAGCGACAAACTGCACCTCCGCGCATTCATAACACATTTACACAGATTGGAGGCCCTATAAGTCAAGTAAACAACTCCAAATGGGCCCAACTATGATGCCAATGGGCTGAGGGcctcaaaattagtgtccaCGACGAAAAACGGGCCGAACGGAGCCGTCCCGGGTTCGGCCGACCAGTTTGGCCGAACCCTTTTGGTGGCCGTTGATCACCAAATTTTGCGTGGATGGCCCTGATTACTTCCTGATGGCGGTTCCAGGGTAGTTTGGTCATTTCGCATAGGCTGTAACTATCATACCTGCCTATATAAGGAGTAGTTCACTCTCATTTCcgacacacaactttgagctaaattacaagaggctctattgtatcttttgtacattagaataaggtagagagtgaggggaagctctagaggagtgcccggaagtttggcgctcatccgacttctacctcaacgagtgtagcttcctaggagaAATTtgggaggagtaccggagctgttggtacactctgctctgggttcggagaaacttcttctataaagtaagcattcatgttcctttcttatgttatttaattactttttctaagtaagatagatttctgtctagcgggttcattgtttagtatttatactaagtgctctagtactaggactccggatagagaaggaagttcaTGCGCAAGTagtagagtagtaattaataacttagacgtggtgtctaggttagagattacctttgtttgttttgtatcccacggatttgtcagaggtaggcggcaggtggtgacagccctgaatcccgtcctagtaatcctccacgttcggatacatcgtagagctatagccggaaccacgctggcagaccagcaggggtcggtgcccgaagcaacagatagaaaattacctttgcttagcttagataattaaaacatatagaaagtcctctctagcctagcctGCCTATcattagttgttgtccttggatagtcttagccttaggtagattacacacgttccgtGAGTTCGATATCTTTTTGGGGTGGTGAAGTGCTACAACgggccttaggtagattacacatgttccgtgagttcgatatccttttggggtggtgaagtgctacaacggtattctgtgcgcttgcggatttatctgtggtcgtaagaaataccaacaagtaTTTTCAGAGTAAAAAGTGTCTCTAAAAAGTTTCTCTATTCTTTTATTGAACTCCTGATTTTAGTGGCACATGAAAACCGTCTATACGAAAAAGTGCCTCTATATAAGGTGTTTTTAGTGTACCATAGTATCATGAACATGTTATACCAATTGTCAATGTTTTCAGAAGTTTAACTGAGTTTGTTTTGTATGTCAAATGTGTATGACCAAAGGATTATATTAATTGTTGTTACACGCCACCGTGAAAACATCCAAGCTAGATAGAGTGTGTACTAGGCCTTACGGCCTCAGCCATTTGTTGGGCCCTAGATATATGTGGAAGTGTCCTCGGGGATGCTATAGTCTCAAATCTGTTAGATTGTCACATGTCTGAACAATTTTGCGAGGATGCAACTTACACATTTACACAGTTAGTTTGTAAGAGAATAGCTATATATCAATAGGGAGGTTGTTGGTGCACCTTCAAAGTTTGAAGCATATATAAGTAAATGATGCACATGTGTATGCATTTCGTGTTGTGATTGTGGAATAAGTCTAATTGATTTATAATGAGCTTGACGTTAACCCAATTATTGTTGTTGAAGCTCCTGTTAGTTGAAATTTCCTCAATTTTCACCTGCAATGATCTTTTAATTTAATGAGGATTTTAAAATTCATCATCTTTATTCAACATAAAGTCCTGTTTTTTCACCTCATATGCTCATCTTCCACGGAGCTCCAAATGGCAGTCATACCTCAGACATCATCTTGTTCTAGTCGTGCTTTGAGTCAGGGCGTCAGTCAGCCTGAACATACATCGACCCCATCCCTAGTTCCTAAATTTTGAGGttatagccaaaaaaaaaaaaactgctatcAGCTGCCCAGCACAATTGAGAAGCCCTGAACGAGTGTACGTACCCAAACAAGCATTAAAAAGAACAACTCAGCGATGTCTGTATCTAGTGTTCTTCATGGTGATAAGCATCAGTGCATCTATATACTTCCTTCAACTTGGCCTGTACAGAGAAAAAAATCGGTGTGTATCgttcatcagaaaaaaaatataccgaGGCCGTGTTttgattcaaacttttttttttcaaacttccaactttttcgtcacatcaaatgtttggacatatgtatggagcattaaatgtgaaaaaaaaacaattacacagtttatatgtaaatagcgagacgaatcttttgaggctaattacaccatgatttgacaatatggtgctacagtaaatatttgctaatgatgaattaattagacttaatagatttatctcgtagtttataggcgaaatctgtaatttattttgttattagtcaatgtttaatacttcaagtTTCTGTCAGTAtacttaaaaattttttttggcacacGAGACACAGCCTGAATCAGCTGTAAGGTAACTCAATCATTTTCTGTTGTTTTGTGGGGCATGAACCAGCTGTTGCTTTCTTGGACGGTTACTAACAGGTTCTACCATCCCTTGTATTATTTATTTCCCCAGAATATTTTTCCTCTAGAACATGTTTCCCCTACTTGAGTAAGATATGTTTCCCCTTGTATTATTGGTGCCCatgaaaaatacagaaaaataCAGGCGTTAGTTCATTACTGGCTTGCAGGTGTAATAATTTTATAATGCTCCGGTGCTTTCCAAGCAGACATATGTTAAACAAGAAGTTGGATCTGTAAGTTCTCAAGGTAAGTATAAATATATGGGTAGTTGTTGAGCTGATTTTGTTGTCGCCAATAAGGCAtgtgaaatactccctccatctttaacgccattgacttttttcaaatatgtttgaccgttcatcttattttaaaaaataagtaattattaattattttctattattttattcattgttaaatatacttttatgtatacatatagttttatatatttcacaaattttttgaataagacgaacggtccaacatatttaaaaaagttaacggcgtcggacggagggagtattttggatGGTCCATAAGCATATATATAAGAGATGAATaatacttcctctatttcacgatgtaagtcattctagcatttcccatatttatattgatgtagATTCATTAATTAAcaacaatatgaatgtgagaaatactagaatgacttatattgtgaaacggagggaatagctACATTATGTGTTATTGACTGACTTTAATCTTCTTCTTATGAGCTCAATATAtaataaggccctgtttggatggGAGTTAGTCCctcataaaaatttttaagtcccTCCAAAAAGACTTATATTTCTGTGAGAGGACTATGTCCCTCCCATCCAAATAGCCCCTAATTCATGACACACAAGAAAGGTGCTTTCTATGTCAGACATGGTGCTTAAGTTGAGCGAACATTAACTGTATTCATTGTGTTTTTCTTAATTACCCttttaattaagtaattatccATTGCCTAAACGATAAATTATTTCTTTTCTGCagcatgtatatgtatgtgcGTATACCCTGTTATGGACTATCTAGCTCCATTGATCATGTACTCCAATTAAATATATAGTAGTATTCGAATATACTACCTTAGATCCGATGTATTTACAATGCATTATATAACTTTAATAAGCACATTATTGGGGACTAAAAACTCTAAGGGATCCATAATGATGATAAGATTTATTTATTAGCCAATGATATTATCACTCTACATATGCTCACATACTGATACAGAAAAGATGGCAGATCACGCGATTATCATGGCTTATTGGAAATATAAAGTGGCACAAGACAAGATAGAGATCCATGGCACTCTAGCTTTGGATATCATCATATCCAACTTATTTATGACTACTCCAGAGCGGCATAACTTTGCATGATCGATGCACTTTGCTTAGGAAGCAACGGTGACAATTTCAGCTTCATTGGTGCAGAAGCGGTAGCACGCTTCGTTGCAACGATCAACGGCATGATTCCCTTCTTCGTTGCCAGCAACTGAAAGGAAAAAATGATTCTCTATtcattagctattttttttctacgtaTGTTTTGTTGAAAATGGTAAATTAGTTTGATGTTTTCTCTACTATAACTTACAAGTGTTCATGTTGCTGCATACGGACGAAGTACATCCTAGCTTGCAGAAGTCCAATACATCCGATTCCTCTGCAAAACCATGCATGAGGATATAGCTTTTAGTAAAACTAATTCCATTCATTCATAAATGTTTGTGCCAGCAAATATTACGAAAAATAACAGCCCAAACAATTAGAGAAGGGGAATTAATATACATTAGTTTGGTTGGGTGAATGTAACAAAGAAGTAGTATAGTAGTAGACAATGAGAGTTACTGTGTTTAATTTACCGGAGTCAGGGTGAAGGGTGCGGTGAATGAAAGGAGGCTTGCATTTCCCATCAACAATTTTGCAGCCAGAGATTTTACAACATTTGTCCCTTGAGGCACCCGTAAAACGGCATGAGTTATATATGTTTCTTGCCGTGGTTGATGGGCAGCAGCTCTTAGCTTCCACTTGGATATGCTCATGCTGCAGGACTAACCCTAGCACCAGAACACACACAATCAAACTCTTCACAGCTTCCATGTTTCCTATCTAGTTTTCAATAAGATTTACTCGAGGATCAACAAGTTAAAGCAAGAGGGCTCAAAGGCTACTGCTTTCTTGTGTTTGTGCCTACGATTAGCATGAGGCACGCCTATTTATAGGCAAAGCCAGGATCACGTCCAAGCTGCATCTGCATGATACAGATGATTATCttattttagtttttaataGTCATATATTGCTGATCTGTACTCTGTATGTGTTTGTTTTGTGATCAAGCCACTTAATTGCATGACACATATGGATGGCTTGGTCTACGTACTTAGCAGCTACTCCATTTGGTTTCATAATTCTTAATGTTTTTGATAATGACACGATCTCTAAAATGTATATTGACTTGTTTtcctattataatatatacagtaaattaataatttttttcttttattgtaaTACTGTGTAAGACAAATcgatatatatgttgttctaatAACTTTAAACTAAATTGCTTCACAGTTATTGATAATCAAAGTTTGAAAAATTTAACCTCAATCTTAGCCAAAATGTAAGAATTATGGAACCGGAGGAAGTAGCCTGTAGCTTCCCGCAGATCAAGAGTGTATTGTGTACTGTCTTGTGTAGACTGTAACTCCCATTTCATGCAAAACTTTTGGCAACCCATGTGGTGAACGTGATGTGACATTAAGGTTCTGTTTGGGGGAGTTTAAAATTATGGGAAGCAACATggtgagaatctggagaagctggAAATAAAACCCAGCTtctagcttctagttcattttttggattctacaactGCAGTTTCACATAATATGAACCATTATTTTGGAAGAAGCTACAGCAGTTAGAAACTCCCCTAAATAGGCTCTAAAGCTTAATCACATGGCATCTTCTGCCTTACTAGCATCTACCTAGTAGTAACAGCCTGTATAGCTATGTCGctattaaatatttaattaaagaaaatctcAATTACTCACTCCGTCCAAAAAAGATCAATCCTAATTAGGCGGTCAGCCGCTCCACCATATATCTTTTTAACGCCTATGAAAGTAATGTATTGTTTAGGTTAGGCGGGTGGCCGCCTATCAAAACCGATTTTCACGGGCGGCTAAAGTATACCATATGCCTACGAAAATTGTTCCAGCGAAAAAACAATTCACTGGGATGAACCGGCATTGCTCCGCCTGCACCGACAGCATACGCGGTGCCTCGATCCGCTGGATCAGATCCAATCCATAACAATTATTTCCAAATGAACCCCAGATTTCCAAATCCACATAGCACCTCAGTTTACATCACAATTTACACCATTCACCGGTTGCACAAATTTACAAATTAGTAACTAGAAAAACGAGAGATGGAATTTACAGAATTCATAAATTTTCAATCAACATCAAACGCCAAAAAATGATCTGCATGCTTCCTTAGCCACAGCAACAGTGATATTTTCATCTCCTGTAAGATAGATCACCAACCCCATGAATTGGAAACAGAGAAACTAGGAATTGAAAAAGGGGAAGGTATGTACCCAGATTTCATCGGATCTACCTCTCATCACCGGATCCAGGAGAGGGTAGGGAAAGGAAGTGGAGGAACCGTGGTGTAATAGCCTACTCTCTAGAACCACATAGCTGAGCTAATCTGATGAGCAGACCCACTTGCACATTTCACCTCACTTATACTTTCATCATTGCTTCATTTAAAAGGGTTAATCTAGGAGTGTTATGGTTGGAGGAACAAAGCCTTTTAAGTTTGTTCCACCCTTGCTAAACttgcaaggtggtactaaaaaTGTGCACATAGTTCTGATGGACCTCAGTGGTCTCGTCCTAATTGGGTCAGGATGCATGCCACACGCTATTGCCGGATCTGCTGCTTCACCATGTCACTGCCGTGCCAGAGGGATCGAGGAGCTAGTGGTCGCCAATTGAACTGCTCGCCATCACCTCCATGGCTAGATCCGCTGCCGAAACCTGGGcagcccccctccccccccgcCGCCCCCCCTGTC from Oryza glaberrima chromosome 6, OglaRS2, whole genome shotgun sequence includes these protein-coding regions:
- the LOC127777813 gene encoding leaf-specific thionin-like, with product MEAVKSLIVCVLVLGLVLQHEHIQVEAKSCCPSTTARNIYNSCRFTGASRDKCCKISGCKIVDGKCKPPFIHRTLHPDSEESDVLDFCKLGCTSSVCSNMNTFAGNEEGNHAVDRCNEACYRFCTNEAEIVTVAS